GTAATCACAAGGTCAACGAGAATTTCATCTCTGAGGTGTTCTAATTGTGAGGATTTATGGCAAGTGGTATGTCTTTCACCTCTTCCAATTCAATAAGAGCCAATGGACAATTCGCTTTGATGGGTCCCACTGCGTTGTAAGGCACTAGTAGATGTAACTGGGCGCCAAGCTTTTTTTGCACCACCGCGTCTCGCCTTCCCTTTTGGGCTGGTCTCGCCTGCTGGCCCCACTTCAGGGTCTCCTTAAACTTTGCCGCAGTGCATTGATAACGTCAAAGCCGCTTTCTGTTTTTTATGTCCGCATTCGGGAATAGAGCTTCGCCTCCGAAAAGGATACCGCGGAAGAGCAAATCGTTCTCAGTAGCATACTTGAGCTCGAACACTACGTATGGCTTTTCTCGCCTGCTTGAGGTTGAGTGGCTGGGGTCGTTCATCTGCAAAGCACAAGTATATAAGAGCATTTGCGGGTGGACGTTCGAATTGCGCACCTCATTTCGACAATAGTAATAAAGTCAACCACTAGTATGGCCGGTCATCTAGTGCGTATAATCAAGAGACTTTACAATGGTTCGCTGAATCAGCGGAATTTGGTTACTCTGCCAATAAATTTTGCAATCAACTTCTCACCAATCTTTCTATGGTTGGCTATCTTCAAGAACGCTGGGCTTGTGCCTATCGATATTCGGCCAAGTATCCATAGTAAAGCTGCTTTTTTTTTGGATGCATACCTCTTTGGTGATCATGCTGATGAGTTGTTTTTACAGTTAAATGATAAGAAATACCGTCTGTTGAGTTTTATCAGCTCTTTTGCATTCATGGTAGTCTTTCTAGTGCTATTTCCTCTAGCTATATGGTACTACATCTACTATATCAAGCGGGTCAAGACGAACGTGCTTGAATGGAACGAGCAAGTGTTCCATTTTAGTAACGGCTCGAACCCAAAAAGATTTCGTACTTTAGCCATTCCATTCCTACTTCCACTCGTCTCTTTTCTGCTCTTAAATATCGATTCACTCTTTGCGCTGCAGAGGCAGGAGAATTTTGCCAAGTGGAAGGATATGTTGGCTTGGTTTTCATACGTTATTATGCATTTAACTGCACCCATCCTTACGGCAGTTTACCTATATGTGTTCCAACCTCCTGGAACATTAAAATGTTTTGCATTTGCCCTAGGTTTCCAAAATTTAATGGGCGTTACTACACATTTGCTGCTCCCAATGGCTCCACCTTGGTTTACTCATCTATACGGGATTTATGACACCAAGCATGTTAATTATACACAAGAAGGCTACGCAGCAGGGCTTACAAGAGTGGATGCCCACTTGGGGACTCACCTCAACACTTCAGGTTTCCATATGTCCCCAATTGTATTTGGAGCTGTGCCATCATTACATTCGGCTATGGCCTTCCAATGTTTCCTGTTCCTTATCACACGCTCTACTACACTGAAAAATAGGTTTGCATCCGCTATGCGCGCGTTTAATGCCACCAAGGATCCGGAGACTCTCGAACTTACATCATTACAGGACTCAGACGCAGATGCTGATAGCAGCATAGCGTGTGAGGAAGAGAGCGATACTCTCGCCTATGTGAAATACTATGACTTCGATGCACAATTCGCCAACAAATGGTATTTCGCACTGTTCAACAAGGCAGTCTTGCCCCGTTTACTCGGTACTGCATTCATCATCCTGCAATGGTGGGCCACAATGTACTTGGACCACCATTATAGGTTCGACCTTTTCATCGGCATGCTCTATGCGCTGCTGTGGCATATAGTAGTCAATTCGCTAATCCTCCAGCCGCGCGTGCTCGCACCATGGGTAAACGTTCGTCTGGGCGAAGAACCagattcaaagaacgaAGGAAGGACCATGGGCATGAGAGTCTTTGCTAATACTAGACTCGAATGGTTCTTTGACCCACTAGCATAATAAAACTTTGTCTTTCTAATGTAATATCACTATACAATTATTTCCTACCACCTGGCACTAGCATCGCAATGTTATTCCCACTAAGCAGCATTCTACCATGGTGCTCTAGAATTTTTTCATCCTCGAATTTACTGTTGTAAACCCACTCGACGgcatcttcaatgataaCGTTTACGAAATCGTCAAACCCAACCAATGTACCCGTAAACTCACGGTTCGACTGCAGAACGATCCAAACAGGTTGACTGATCGTCTTATCAATAATCTCTAGGGGTAGTATTTCTGGCACAGACATCCTAACGCTTTAGCTCAGTCCATCGATgctctctctctctctcaTAGAGGTTCTTCGGGCATTGGTATACTACTGCTACTACTGATGGGCAGGTGAAAACCTTAGAGTGTCCGGGTTGGACCGGCCGGACACTCGATAAAAAGTGTCCGGGACAGTCCAGCCAGCCGGACACTTCTCACCCACTGCACCCACCTCGAGTATCGGTTTCGGTTGGTTCGGGGTGCACTTCGAGAAAAGCGTACACGTTTCAGCCGGCGATGCGCATCTCGAGCCAATCTGCAGCTCATTGATTGACTGAAACACCTGCAAACACCTGATTCTCGGTGAAGGAAAGAGGTGCAGCAGGTTTAGTTGGGCTGGGCATGCCAATGCTATATATGTGGAGGCTTATGTGCTCATTGCGATCGCTCAAatgtctctttcttctccacTAGCGACGCATACTCCTGTAGATCCATCGAACAACTCACGATGGCTAATAAAGTCTTTAACGTTGCGGTTTTCTTCGTTGTCTTCCGTGAATGTTTAGAAGCTGTGATTGTTGTTTCCGTGTTGCTGTCGTTCTTAAGACAAGccattggtgaaaaggATTGGGCTCTGtacaagagattgagaaaACAGGTTTGGATTGGTGTTGTTGCAGGTTTCATTATTTGTTTAGCTATCGGTGGTGGTTTCATTGGTGCTTACtattctttgcaaaatgatatttttggTTCAGCAGAGGATTTATGGGAAGGTATTTTCTGTATGATCGCTACTGTGATGATCAGTATTATGGGTATTCCGATGTTGAGAATGAACAAAATGCAAAGTAAATGGAGAATTAAGATTGCCAAGTCACTTGTGGAAATCCCCCAAAGGAAGAGAGATTACTTCAAATTGGGGTTCATTGGTAGACGTTACGCGATGTTCTTGTTGCCTTTCATCACTGTGCTAAGAGAAGGTTTGGAAGCTGTTATTTTCGTTGCTGGTGCAGGTATCACTACTCAAGGTTCTCGTGCCACGGCTTACCCATTGCCTGTCTTTGTTGGATTACTTGCAGGTGCTGCTGTTGGTTTCCTGTTGTTTTACGGTGCTTCtcgttcttctttgcaagtCTTCTTGGTTATCTCTACTTGTATCCTATacttgatttcttctggtCTTTTCTCCAGAGGTGCATGGTATTTCGAGAACTACAGATTTAACAAGGCTACTGGAGGTGATGCTAGTGAAAGTGGTGATGGTAATGGTTCTTACAACATCAGAAAAGCTGTTTACCACATCAACTGTTGTAACCCTGAATTGGACAATGGTTGGGATATCTTCAACGCTTTGCTTGGATGGCAAAACACTGGTTACTTGTCCTCGATGCTTTGTTACAATATTTATTGGTTGGTGTTGATGATCGTTGTCGGTTTGATGATATACGAGGAGAAGAGAGGTCATTTGCCATTTGccaagaacttgaaattgagaCAATTGAACCCAGGTTACTGGataaagaacaagaagaagaacgaattgactgaagaacagaaggaagaattgttccaaaagatggaaaatttgaaattcgatgaaaacGGTGTTGTCGCTCAAGAGGCTCAACAAAAGCAACCTATTGTTACAGATCACAAGGTCGAACCCATCGTGACAGATCATAAGATTGATGGCGAATCACACCAACTAGCGGTTTCATCAACCATTTCAGACAAATAGATAGATGTAAATACACATATTCAAATTATACTAATCGTAATATCAAACGCTCTTTATAATCACGTGATTTTCCTATGGTGTTTTCCTAGCACTCCATTCTATTAAAAGTGGCGATAAGACTACACCAGtgttttcaacttcaaagttCGTATCATCACTAATACGTTTCAAAATGGCTTCTTCTACTCTACCGCTGCACATGTATGTTAGACCTCTGATCATTGAGGATACTAAACAAGTGGCAGATCTCGAAGCTCAGGGTTTCCCCACAAACGAACGCGCCCCTTTAGAGACTGTTGACTATAGACTCACCGCCTGTCCAGAACTATGTTCTGGTTTGTTCATTAGAGAGTTCAATGGCAAGGAAGTGAAAGCGGAGAAATTGGTAGGACATATCCTTGGAACCAAGATTCCTAAATCAAGCAACAATTCCTCGACATTTATTACTTTGGAAAGCATGGGAAAGGCCCACAGTGAGTCAAGTGACACCATTGGCATCCATTCTGTGGTCATTTCGAAGAATTACCAGAGGAAAAACCTTGCTACTTTGCTTTTAACCGATTATATCCAAAAACTAAGTAACCAGGAAGTGGGCAAGAGGATAGCCATTATCGCACATGAACCATTGATCCCCTTCTATGAAAGAGTTGGTTTCAAAGTGGTCGGTGAAAATAAGGATGTTGTCAAGGACCCTCAGTTTGCCAATACTAAATGGATCGATATGGTCAGGGAACTGGTCAAGGAAGAATATGAGAATTAGAAAGTCAATCTATAATACTATAAACTGTAATTTAGTGATAGTGCGAGTCTCGTGAGTCTAGCGAATAAAGAGCGAGATTTTAGGTCTGCAATGTCGGGGCTCCACAGCAAGACGCAGCGCATCCGGGGCTTGCTATAGTGGACGTCATTAAATAAGGCGTCGGACGTCGATCCCTGATTTTCTGTGCTATATAAGAGGAGTGGTTACTCGTTCACTAGGAACCCATTTTTAGTTATCTTACAATTTGATACATTACAAGAAGTTAAAAGATGTTGACCCCTACTTTAAGAATCTCCCCAAGACTATTGACTGTTTCTACCAGAACCTTTTGTTCAGCTCCAGTGGCTAGATTCCCACACAGAAAGGAGCACCAGAATGCTGAAGAGCAGAAGGAACAGAAACTGTTCGACCAGAACAAGAGTAAGTTGGATAACCTCGAGCATGAACATGGTGTTAAAAATACAGACAGAGAGAGCTgcgaagaattgaagaagaagggtgAGGATGCTCAAGTCGAACAAAACAGACCAGATGATGGTGTCTACTAGCTTACATAGCACATATTTATTTTATACATTCatgaattgatctttcCTTATGAAGGTTGTTACCTAAGAGGTGTCACGTGAAAATGCTATCACTGGTGATACTGCCACATTTTAAAGATTCACTACCACTAGAAGAGTGTCAGTGCCACTTAGGGGTCCCAATTTCGATGGGTCTAGTTTGTATCTGAGATGACTGAGACGAAATCGGAATCTACTATGACAGTGCGTTCGAAGCACTGCAAGACGTTGGCTAGGTTGTCTCGAATAGCGGaacagtttcttgatcagGATGAGACTAGTGGCAAGCGaaaggatgatgaaatgATGGCCCTCTTGCAAAGATGTTTAGATATTTTGGAAACATATCGAGATGAATgtaaaaagttgaagacTAGGGAAGGACGACTATCACAGGATGAACTATATGAAACCTACGAGTCAGCTTACGTCTACTACAAGATCGTCCACAATACTGTGCTTAATAAAGTGCCGAATTTGAAACAGTTCCAAGTGGTAAAGAAGCAAACGAATACCAATGATAGGCAACTCATGGAGATTTATAATATGTTGGTCAAAAGTCTATTgaatgatgaaaagatcgGTCAAATTaaagctttcttgaaggaaaatTCTAAACCAGATGTGGAGATGGTTTTGAATACAGGGAGTACCATTTCATCCTCTCATTTACAACAACTTATTGATAGTCATAACGATTCCACATTATTGATTGATCTGCGACAGAGGGGAGAGTTCTCTAAATTGCATATTAATGCGAAGAATGTCATTTGCATTGAACCCATCTCATTCAAGGCCCAATACACAGATCTTgagattgagaagaaatccTTGATTACTTCAccaaaggaagagatcgGTTTATTCCGGGCAAGAGATACGTTCAAATTTATCGTGCTATACACTAGCGAGGATAAAGAAAGTCATAGTAGGAGTTTTGATTTACAGCAGCAAGCGATTCTATTGGATCTGTTA
This DNA window, taken from Torulaspora delbrueckii CBS 1146 chromosome 2, complete genome, encodes the following:
- the IPT1 gene encoding inositolphosphotransferase (similar to Saccharomyces cerevisiae IPT1 (YDR072C); ancestral locus Anc_8.193); protein product: MAGHLVRIIKRLYNGSLNQRNLVTLPINFAINFSPIFLWLAIFKNAGLVPIDIRPSIHSKAAFFLDAYLFGDHADELFLQLNDKKYRLLSFISSFAFMVVFLVLFPLAIWYYIYYIKRVKTNVLEWNEQVFHFSNGSNPKRFRTLAIPFLLPLVSFLLLNIDSLFALQRQENFAKWKDMLAWFSYVIMHLTAPILTAVYLYVFQPPGTLKCFAFALGFQNLMGVTTHLLLPMAPPWFTHLYGIYDTKHVNYTQEGYAAGLTRVDAHLGTHLNTSGFHMSPIVFGAVPSLHSAMAFQCFLFLITRSTTLKNRFASAMRAFNATKDPETLELTSLQDSDADADSSIACEEESDTLAYVKYYDFDAQFANKWYFALFNKAVLPRLLGTAFIILQWWATMYLDHHYRFDLFIGMLYALLWHIVVNSLILQPRVLAPWVNVRLGEEPDSKNEGRTMGMRVFANTRLEWFFDPLA
- the LSM5 gene encoding RNA-binding protein LSM5 (similar to Saccharomyces cerevisiae LSM5 (YER146W); ancestral locus Anc_8.192), translating into MSVPEILPLEIIDKTISQPVWIVLQSNREFTGTLVGFDDFVNVIIEDAVEWVYNSKFEDEKILEHHGRMLLSGNNIAMLVPGGRK
- the FTR1 gene encoding high-affinity iron permease FTR1 (similar to Saccharomyces cerevisiae FTR1 (YER145C); ancestral locus Anc_8.191) — translated: MANKVFNVAVFFVVFRECLEAVIVVSVLLSFLRQAIGEKDWALYKRLRKQVWIGVVAGFIICLAIGGGFIGAYYSLQNDIFGSAEDLWEGIFCMIATVMISIMGIPMLRMNKMQSKWRIKIAKSLVEIPQRKRDYFKLGFIGRRYAMFLLPFITVLREGLEAVIFVAGAGITTQGSRATAYPLPVFVGLLAGAAVGFLLFYGASRSSLQVFLVISTCILYLISSGLFSRGAWYFENYRFNKATGGDASESGDGNGSYNIRKAVYHINCCNPELDNGWDIFNALLGWQNTGYLSSMLCYNIYWLVLMIVVGLMIYEEKRGHLPFAKNLKLRQLNPGYWIKNKKKNELTEEQKEELFQKMENLKFDENGVVAQEAQQKQPIVTDHKVEPIVTDHKIDGESHQLAVSSTISDK
- the PAA1 gene encoding polyamine acetyltransferase (similar to Saccharomyces cerevisiae PAA1 (YDR071C); ancestral locus Anc_8.190), which encodes MASSTLPLHMYVRPLIIEDTKQVADLEAQGFPTNERAPLETVDYRLTACPELCSGLFIREFNGKEVKAEKLVGHILGTKIPKSSNNSSTFITLESMGKAHSESSDTIGIHSVVISKNYQRKNLATLLLTDYIQKLSNQEVGKRIAIIAHEPLIPFYERVGFKVVGENKDVVKDPQFANTKWIDMVRELVKEEYEN
- the FMP16 gene encoding Fmp16p (similar to Saccharomyces cerevisiae YDR070C; ancestral locus Anc_8.189), whose product is MLTPTLRISPRLLTVSTRTFCSAPVARFPHRKEHQNAEEQKEQKLFDQNKSKLDNLEHEHGVKNTDRESCEELKKKGEDAQVEQNRPDDGVY